In Phormidium yuhuli AB48, one genomic interval encodes:
- the cobJ gene encoding precorrin-3B C(17)-methyltransferase yields MTVAIVVLNQRSVGLARQVAAGCADGVIYGLDRRTTGVDQSFSEFGPTLRSLFQQGTPIIGICAAGILIRTLAPVLGNKAQDPPVLAIAEDGSAVVPLLGGLQGVNDLARQIAQVLQVSPAITASGEIRFQTTLLSPPRGYRLLNHPDQAKGFIAEVLGGATVRQVGEADWLESSQLPWSESGELTVVVLPHETGPVTPTERCLVYEKLPEQGRLAIVGTGPGCAEWMSPQVRRTLLEATDWVGYRTYLNLVESLRLRSPHASRSPSIQRHESENRVEGDRARQALDLAATGRRVVLVSSGDPGIFAMAAAVFEVLERGENPAWQGLEIEVCPGISAMQAAAAQVGAPLGHDFVVMSLSDILKPWSVIESRLQAAAQGDFAIALYNPVSKQRIWQLDRAREILLQWRSPSTPVVLARNLGRTGQQVQVKPLGELTARDADMRTVILIGSSQTRQVQRGEKLPWVYTPRCYGEKGEEGSRQ; encoded by the coding sequence ATGACTGTTGCCATTGTGGTTCTGAATCAGAGAAGTGTGGGCCTGGCGCGGCAGGTGGCCGCTGGCTGTGCGGATGGGGTGATTTATGGCTTAGACCGCCGCACGACGGGGGTGGATCAGTCTTTTTCTGAGTTTGGACCGACGTTGCGATCGCTGTTTCAACAGGGAACGCCCATTATTGGCATTTGTGCAGCGGGGATTCTCATTCGGACGTTGGCCCCAGTGTTGGGGAATAAGGCCCAAGACCCTCCCGTGTTGGCGATCGCCGAAGATGGCAGTGCGGTGGTTCCTCTGCTGGGGGGCCTACAGGGGGTGAATGACCTGGCCCGTCAAATTGCCCAAGTGTTGCAGGTGTCCCCGGCCATTACCGCCAGTGGTGAGATTCGCTTTCAGACAACTCTCCTCTCCCCCCCTCGGGGCTATCGCTTGCTCAATCACCCGGACCAGGCTAAGGGGTTTATTGCTGAAGTCCTAGGGGGAGCGACGGTGCGCCAGGTGGGAGAAGCGGACTGGCTAGAGTCGAGTCAGTTACCGTGGTCAGAGTCGGGAGAGTTAACCGTCGTGGTACTCCCCCATGAGACGGGTCCGGTGACCCCCACGGAACGCTGTTTGGTCTATGAGAAACTGCCAGAACAGGGGCGTTTGGCGATTGTGGGGACGGGCCCTGGCTGTGCTGAGTGGATGTCTCCCCAGGTGCGACGAACCTTGCTAGAGGCGACGGACTGGGTCGGCTATCGGACCTATCTCAATCTCGTGGAATCCCTGCGATTGCGGTCCCCGCACGCTTCGCGATCGCCCTCGATTCAGCGTCATGAGTCGGAGAATCGGGTGGAGGGCGATCGGGCCCGTCAAGCGTTGGATTTGGCGGCAACGGGGCGACGGGTGGTGTTAGTCTCCTCAGGAGATCCGGGAATTTTTGCCATGGCGGCGGCGGTGTTTGAGGTCTTGGAGAGGGGGGAGAACCCAGCTTGGCAAGGTCTGGAAATTGAGGTCTGTCCGGGAATTTCCGCGATGCAGGCAGCGGCGGCCCAGGTGGGTGCGCCGTTGGGTCATGATTTTGTGGTGATGTCCCTGTCGGATATTCTTAAACCCTGGTCGGTGATTGAGTCACGGCTGCAAGCGGCGGCTCAGGGGGATTTTGCCATTGCCCTCTATAATCCTGTGTCTAAACAGCGGATTTGGCAGTTAGACCGGGCGCGGGAGATTCTTCTGCAATGGCGATCGCCCTCTACCCCAGTGGTTCTGGCTCGGAATTTGGGGCGAACTGGGCAACAGGTGCAGGTCAAGCCGTTGGGGGAGTTAACCGCTAGGGATGCGGATATGCGGACGGTGATTTTAATCGGATCGAGTCAGACGCGCCAGGTGCAACGGGGGGAGAAGCTGCCCTGGGTGTATACTCCTCGATGTTATGGGGAGAAGGGGGAAGAAGGCAGTAGGCAGTAG
- a CDS encoding GNAT family N-acetyltransferase — protein sequence MRRASSDDLRTLAEILAASFHETQGWRTWFLPLIRLGIYEDLRHRLRASHHPHTCLVAVQGNRLGAEAAGWTSGDHLLGTVELSLKSSPPTAWRLSGLSYPYISNLAVRPQARRCGVARQLLMACEQTALEWGFREVYLHVLDNNLPARALYTQLGYRLRRVELTWGTTWFGKPRQLFLYKSLIHPRCGL from the coding sequence GTGCGACGGGCTAGTTCGGATGATTTGCGAACCTTGGCTGAGATTCTGGCGGCAAGTTTTCATGAAACTCAAGGCTGGCGTACTTGGTTTCTGCCCCTGATTCGCTTGGGGATTTATGAAGATTTACGTCATCGCCTGCGGGCCAGTCATCATCCCCACACCTGTCTGGTTGCTGTTCAGGGCAATCGCTTGGGTGCAGAGGCGGCCGGTTGGACGAGTGGAGATCATCTGTTGGGAACGGTTGAGCTGAGTTTGAAGTCTAGTCCTCCAACAGCATGGCGTCTTAGTGGACTGAGTTATCCCTATATCTCCAATCTAGCGGTTCGTCCCCAGGCTCGTCGTTGCGGTGTGGCGCGGCAGCTTCTAATGGCTTGTGAACAAACAGCTTTAGAGTGGGGTTTCCGAGAAGTCTATCTCCATGTTCTCGACAACAATCTACCCGCCCGCGCCCTCTACACCCAGTTAGGCTACCGCTTACGACGGGTAGAGTTGACCTGGGGGACGACCTGGTTCGGCAAACCCCGCCAACTTTTTCTGTACAAATCCCTGATTCATCCCCGATGTGGACTCTGA
- a CDS encoding response regulator — translation MIDRPRCLAKILVVDDEPDNLDLLDRVLSPTYEVLRASSGQEALQILAQAQDVAVIVSDQRMPKMTGTEFLSLTAMQYPDMIRILVTAYTDVDDLVEAINSGKVFKYVTKPWHVDELRGVVRQAVDTHNVLRTRTEQLCRTLRQESLLNAVTNTIRSRTNYRQILQTIVETMGQMFEASCCILRTCDDPGLPLDASGVERTQWFGYAGATLPAHLKPGNGEGGQTTDLDPCLAQTLWETDQIVVMNDVTQDERLLNHKPVYEAYQQADIRSSVIVPLSAPLYRQAAQLDGVEPGTQGPGEFTLVAVLGLHQCSQARIWQDDEVQLVVMVAEQAALTLAQSKTLEMMQTLAQREALINTITRAIRSSLNPQDIFAAITEQLGSALQADGCALSLWTQEDEFVECVGLYRRVPSEVEGYTVDQNDGGLLPQSQVPIEGNLVLQHLLETQEPVVIPDMRAQPTWNQDYQPFHHPARALLVVPLLSDGQIIGSISLRQNDSPRAWHGQDIALAQAVAAQAAIAVQQARLYQKTRQQAERLLILDRQKTEFFQNVSHEFRTPLTLMMGPLEAAVSQEQDLPLDRAKIALRNCRRLLRLVNQLLDLQRLDEQRMQPTFTNCDLSELVGQILEAFRPYCERKQLNLRQQLKENVQVYLDLDLFEKVLYNLLSNAMKFTPAGGEIKVSVETQDDGNSSTLGDRALVIVQDTGIGISGDRITQLFDRFYQAEGSVDRSYEGSGLGLALVKELVELHGGRVWVESQKGQGSCFYVELRQGTAHLPEGFILIDGVTLEGERLEVELAGLEADVQSPPTLSTELSDSDSARPLPQGSVEVLSQGSVEVLSQRTQLPGPDEMATVLFVEDNSDLRVYVAGVLHQSGYRVLLASNGEEGLLMAQSHHPDAIVTDLMMPKQSGLDLIAAVRADTCLQGTPIVLLTAKANEETRLESVEQGADAYLSKPFNDRELLAQVRNLLALKAQERQIKDLNRYLTQSVLSRFLPPALVERARLGELQLNLTPEPRLVTIVFTDIVGFTQMANQLRSRRVAQILNEYLSSMSQVIFQAGGTVDKFVGDAVMAIFGAPEEMKPEVQVQQAIQAARQMYDRLDDLNTRWQSEGLTPVQFRCGIHQGTAVVGMFGSEERSDYTAIGPSVNIAARLQEVAQPGRILVSAAVADYLQESEITKFRPLHLKGIDETVLAFSLNPLDNE, via the coding sequence ATGATAGATCGCCCCCGTTGCCTGGCTAAAATTTTGGTCGTGGATGATGAACCCGACAACCTTGACCTACTCGATCGCGTTCTGTCCCCGACGTATGAAGTCCTCAGAGCATCGAGTGGGCAAGAGGCGCTGCAAATTCTGGCCCAAGCACAGGATGTGGCTGTGATCGTTTCAGATCAGCGAATGCCCAAGATGACGGGGACGGAGTTCCTGAGTCTGACGGCGATGCAATACCCGGATATGATCCGGATTTTGGTTACTGCCTACACTGATGTGGACGATTTGGTCGAGGCTATCAACAGTGGCAAGGTCTTTAAGTATGTCACCAAACCTTGGCATGTGGATGAGTTGCGGGGAGTGGTGCGCCAGGCGGTGGATACCCATAATGTCTTGCGAACCCGCACGGAACAACTCTGTCGGACTCTACGGCAAGAGTCCCTACTGAACGCCGTCACCAACACCATCCGCTCCCGCACCAACTATCGGCAGATTCTACAAACTATTGTGGAAACGATGGGGCAGATGTTCGAGGCCAGTTGTTGTATTTTGCGCACTTGCGATGACCCGGGGTTACCTCTGGATGCCTCTGGGGTTGAGCGAACCCAGTGGTTTGGCTATGCGGGGGCTACCCTCCCGGCCCATTTGAAGCCAGGCAACGGCGAAGGGGGGCAAACAACGGATTTAGATCCTTGTCTGGCGCAAACTCTCTGGGAAACAGACCAGATTGTGGTCATGAATGACGTGACCCAAGATGAGCGGCTGCTGAACCACAAACCCGTCTATGAGGCGTATCAACAGGCGGATATTCGCTCTAGTGTCATTGTGCCCCTGAGTGCCCCCCTCTACCGCCAGGCGGCACAACTCGATGGGGTCGAGCCAGGGACTCAAGGACCCGGGGAATTTACACTGGTGGCGGTACTGGGGTTGCATCAATGCAGTCAGGCACGAATTTGGCAGGATGATGAGGTGCAATTGGTGGTGATGGTGGCTGAACAGGCGGCCCTGACCTTGGCTCAATCCAAAACCCTGGAGATGATGCAAACCTTGGCCCAACGCGAGGCCCTCATCAACACGATTACTCGGGCCATTCGCTCTAGTCTTAACCCGCAGGATATTTTTGCTGCGATTACGGAACAACTCGGTTCTGCTTTACAGGCGGACGGCTGCGCACTCTCTCTTTGGACTCAAGAGGATGAGTTTGTTGAATGTGTGGGTCTATATCGGCGTGTACCGAGCGAAGTTGAGGGGTACACAGTGGACCAAAACGATGGGGGCTTATTACCCCAGTCTCAGGTTCCCATTGAAGGAAACTTGGTGCTACAGCATTTATTAGAAACCCAGGAACCGGTCGTCATTCCTGATATGAGGGCTCAGCCAACCTGGAATCAGGATTATCAACCCTTTCACCATCCGGCTCGGGCCCTACTGGTGGTTCCCCTCCTCAGCGATGGGCAGATTATCGGCAGCATCTCCTTACGGCAAAATGATTCTCCCCGAGCCTGGCATGGTCAGGATATTGCCTTAGCCCAGGCCGTGGCGGCCCAGGCAGCGATCGCCGTGCAACAGGCCCGACTCTATCAAAAAACGCGCCAACAGGCAGAACGGCTCCTGATTCTCGATCGCCAAAAGACAGAATTTTTTCAAAATGTCTCCCATGAGTTCCGCACTCCCCTCACCCTTATGATGGGACCGTTGGAGGCGGCGGTGAGTCAGGAGCAGGATTTGCCCTTAGACCGTGCCAAAATTGCCTTGCGCAATTGTCGTCGTCTCTTGCGTTTGGTCAATCAACTCCTGGACTTGCAACGGTTGGATGAACAGCGGATGCAACCGACGTTTACGAACTGTGATTTGTCTGAACTGGTGGGGCAAATCTTAGAAGCCTTTCGCCCCTATTGTGAACGCAAACAGCTCAATTTACGACAGCAGTTGAAGGAAAATGTCCAGGTCTATCTGGATCTCGATTTATTTGAGAAGGTTCTCTATAACCTCTTGTCCAATGCCATGAAGTTTACCCCGGCTGGGGGGGAGATTAAAGTTTCTGTGGAGACTCAGGACGATGGTAATTCCTCTACCCTAGGCGATCGCGCTCTGGTAATAGTGCAAGATACGGGAATTGGCATCTCGGGCGATCGCATTACCCAGTTGTTTGACCGCTTCTATCAGGCAGAAGGTTCAGTTGATCGCTCCTATGAGGGCAGTGGTTTGGGTTTGGCGTTGGTGAAGGAATTGGTAGAACTCCATGGCGGCCGGGTTTGGGTGGAGTCCCAGAAGGGACAGGGGAGTTGTTTTTATGTGGAACTGCGCCAGGGAACGGCTCATTTGCCCGAGGGGTTCATTCTGATAGATGGTGTCACTCTTGAAGGAGAGCGCCTTGAGGTGGAATTGGCTGGTTTAGAGGCCGATGTACAGTCCCCCCCAACCCTCTCGACGGAGTTGAGTGACTCAGACTCAGCCAGACCCCTACCCCAGGGGTCGGTTGAGGTCTTATCCCAGGGGTCGGTTGAGGTCTTATCCCAAAGGACTCAGCTCCCCGGACCCGATGAGATGGCTACGGTGTTGTTTGTGGAAGACAACAGCGATTTGCGGGTCTATGTGGCGGGGGTGTTGCACCAGTCCGGCTATCGGGTTCTCTTAGCAAGTAATGGGGAAGAGGGGCTTCTCATGGCCCAATCCCATCACCCTGATGCCATCGTCACGGATTTGATGATGCCGAAACAGTCGGGATTGGATTTAATTGCAGCAGTTCGTGCTGATACATGCTTACAAGGAACCCCCATTGTCCTATTGACGGCTAAAGCCAATGAAGAAACTCGCTTAGAAAGTGTGGAACAGGGGGCGGATGCCTATTTATCCAAACCCTTTAATGACCGGGAATTATTGGCTCAGGTGCGCAATTTATTAGCCCTGAAGGCCCAGGAGCGCCAGATTAAAGACCTCAATCGCTATTTAACCCAATCGGTGTTGAGCCGTTTCCTGCCCCCAGCCTTGGTGGAACGGGCCCGTTTGGGAGAGTTACAGTTGAATTTGACCCCGGAACCCCGTTTGGTGACGATTGTCTTTACGGATATTGTCGGCTTTACTCAGATGGCCAATCAACTGCGATCGCGCCGAGTGGCCCAAATCTTAAATGAATACTTATCTTCGATGAGTCAGGTCATTTTTCAGGCGGGAGGAACGGTGGATAAGTTTGTGGGTGATGCGGTGATGGCAATTTTTGGCGCACCGGAGGAGATGAAACCCGAGGTTCAGGTGCAGCAAGCTATTCAAGCGGCTCGTCAGATGTATGACCGGTTGGATGACCTCAATACTCGATGGCAGTCGGAGGGACTGACTCCAGTACAATTCCGTTGTGGCATTCACCAGGGAACAGCGGTGGTGGGGATGTTTGGTAGTGAGGAGCGGTCAGACTATACGGCGATCGGTCCGAGTGTGAACATTGCGGCCCGGCTTCAGGAGGTGGCTCAACCGGGACGGATTCTCGTGTCGGCAGCGGTGGCGGACTATTTACAAGAGTCGGAAATTACCAAGTTTCGACCGCTTCATCTTAAGGGGATCGATGAAACGGTGCTTGCCTTTTCTCTCAACCCCCTGGATAATGAGTGA
- the mfd gene encoding transcription-repair coupling factor produces the protein MAFSSVVRTLGRTALTQELTSSLERDGRLQLDGVPRFPKGLMVSALAHQRQQHLCLIAATLEEAGRWAAQLQEMDWPLVHFYPTSEASPYDDSDSDEITWGQLQVLADLVHPTAPESPRCAIVATQRALQPHLPPPEHFAQSCLPLKLGLELSLSQLKRQLAELGYESVSLVEAEGQWSRRGDIIDIFPVAAELPLRLEFFGDELEKMREFDPVSQRSLDKISQVVLTPCQLNRGLEDVLGEAASDLSPSAQVGLAFAAPSSLLDYLPPDTLLVLDEPEACQGHSDRWVEHVEQDFQSHRDRHPDLSPLHRSIQESLGACPLDRVDLRELVLSDREVQEQPGKRLNLASRRLPSTPHQFAKIAQILREERDRGFNIFLISAQPSRTVALLQEHDCNAQFLPNPRDYPAVDRLQTHHVPIALKYAGQAELEGFILPTLRLVIVSDREFFGQHSLASPSYVRKRRRAASKQVDPNQLQPGDYVVHQNHGIGQFLQLESLTLNGETREYLVLRYADGTLRVAADQLNALSRYRHTGSGHPQLNKMSGKAWERTKNKVRKAVKKIAIDLLKLYAERAKQQGFAYPQDIPWQQELEDSFPYQPTPDQLKATQDIKHDMESDRPMDRLVCGDVGFGKTEVAIRAIFKAITAGKQVAFLAPTTILTQQHYHTLKERFAPYPIQVGLLNRFRTPEERKEIQQRLMTGELDVVVGTHQLLGKSVKFKDLGLLVVDEEQRFGVSQKEKIKALKTQVDVLTLTATPIPRTLYMSLSGIREISLITTPPPSRRPIKTHLARYDWETIRGAIAQELDRGGQVFYVVPRVEGIEERSAKIREVVPSARIAIAHGQMDVAELESVMLAFSSGEADVLVCTTIVESGLDIPRVNTILIEDAHRFGLSQLYQLRGRVGRSGVQAHAWLFYSQRQQLSEAAQKRLRALQEFSQLGSGYQLAMRDMEIRGVGNLLGAEQSGQMNAIGFDLYRSMLEEEIREIQGQAIPKVNDTQVDLNLTAFIPRNYIPDLDHKMSAYRQVATAESGEALQAIALDWQDCYGPLPKAASQLLRVMELKQLAKTLGFSRIKPEGKQHVILETPMEEPAWGRLKSHLPKHLQSRFVYITGRVTVRGLGVLPAEKQLDSLIQWLECLRPALEDLEDADNLAASAS, from the coding sequence ATGGCTTTTTCTTCCGTTGTTCGCACCCTGGGTCGCACTGCCCTCACCCAAGAGCTAACCAGTTCCTTGGAGCGTGATGGACGCTTGCAGCTAGATGGCGTTCCCCGCTTTCCCAAGGGTCTGATGGTATCGGCCTTAGCCCATCAACGTCAACAGCATCTCTGTCTCATCGCCGCCACCCTGGAAGAAGCCGGACGTTGGGCCGCGCAACTGCAAGAAATGGATTGGCCCCTGGTTCACTTCTACCCCACCAGCGAAGCCTCTCCCTATGACGATAGTGACTCGGACGAAATCACCTGGGGACAACTCCAAGTTTTGGCAGATCTCGTTCACCCCACAGCCCCCGAGTCCCCTCGCTGTGCCATTGTAGCCACCCAACGGGCCCTACAGCCTCATTTACCGCCCCCAGAGCATTTTGCTCAATCCTGTCTCCCCCTCAAACTCGGCCTAGAACTCTCTCTAAGCCAGCTTAAACGCCAATTGGCTGAGTTAGGCTATGAATCCGTGTCTCTGGTGGAAGCTGAAGGCCAATGGAGCCGACGCGGAGATATTATCGACATTTTCCCCGTTGCCGCTGAACTGCCTCTACGTCTGGAGTTCTTTGGCGATGAACTGGAGAAAATGCGGGAATTTGACCCCGTGAGCCAACGTTCCCTTGACAAAATCAGCCAAGTTGTGCTAACACCCTGTCAACTCAATCGAGGCTTAGAAGACGTCCTCGGGGAAGCGGCCTCAGACCTGTCTCCCAGCGCCCAAGTGGGGTTAGCCTTTGCCGCTCCCTCCTCCCTGTTGGACTATCTCCCCCCAGACACCCTCCTCGTTCTCGATGAACCCGAAGCCTGTCAGGGTCATAGCGATCGCTGGGTGGAGCATGTGGAACAGGACTTCCAAAGCCATCGCGATCGCCATCCTGACCTGAGTCCTCTGCATCGCTCCATCCAGGAGAGTCTGGGAGCCTGTCCCCTCGATCGCGTCGACTTGAGAGAACTGGTCTTGAGCGATCGCGAGGTCCAGGAGCAACCGGGGAAACGTCTCAACCTCGCCAGCCGCCGTCTCCCTAGCACCCCTCACCAATTCGCCAAAATCGCGCAAATTCTCCGGGAGGAACGCGATCGCGGCTTTAACATCTTCCTCATCTCCGCCCAACCCAGTCGCACCGTGGCCCTGCTACAGGAACATGACTGTAACGCCCAATTTCTCCCCAATCCCCGGGATTATCCCGCCGTAGACCGCCTGCAAACCCATCACGTCCCCATCGCCCTGAAATACGCCGGCCAAGCCGAACTCGAAGGCTTTATCCTGCCCACCCTGCGCCTCGTCATCGTCAGCGATCGCGAGTTCTTCGGTCAACATAGCCTAGCCAGCCCCAGTTACGTCCGCAAACGCCGTCGGGCCGCCTCCAAGCAAGTTGATCCCAACCAACTGCAACCGGGGGACTATGTGGTGCATCAAAACCATGGCATCGGGCAGTTTCTACAACTCGAAAGTCTCACCCTCAACGGGGAAACTCGGGAATATCTCGTCCTACGCTATGCCGACGGAACCCTACGAGTGGCCGCCGATCAACTCAACGCCCTCTCTCGTTATCGCCACACCGGTAGCGGCCATCCCCAACTCAATAAAATGTCGGGTAAGGCTTGGGAACGGACTAAAAACAAAGTCCGCAAGGCCGTCAAAAAGATTGCCATCGACCTATTGAAACTCTACGCCGAACGGGCTAAACAACAGGGATTTGCCTATCCCCAGGATATCCCCTGGCAACAAGAACTTGAAGATTCCTTCCCCTATCAACCTACCCCCGATCAACTTAAGGCGACCCAGGATATTAAACATGACATGGAGAGCGATCGCCCCATGGATCGGCTCGTCTGTGGTGATGTGGGCTTCGGAAAAACCGAAGTGGCGATCCGGGCTATCTTTAAAGCCATCACCGCCGGGAAACAGGTGGCGTTCCTGGCCCCCACCACCATCCTGACTCAGCAGCATTATCACACCCTCAAAGAACGGTTCGCCCCCTATCCCATTCAGGTGGGCCTGTTAAACCGCTTCCGCACCCCTGAGGAACGCAAGGAGATTCAACAACGCTTAATGACGGGGGAGTTAGATGTGGTGGTGGGAACCCATCAACTTCTAGGGAAAAGCGTTAAATTCAAAGACTTAGGGCTGTTGGTGGTGGATGAAGAACAGCGGTTTGGGGTGAGTCAGAAGGAGAAGATTAAGGCCCTTAAAACCCAGGTGGATGTCTTAACCCTCACCGCTACCCCCATTCCTCGGACGCTGTATATGTCCCTGTCGGGGATTCGCGAAATTAGTCTGATTACCACCCCACCCCCCTCCCGTCGTCCCATTAAAACCCATTTGGCCCGTTATGACTGGGAAACCATCCGTGGGGCGATCGCCCAGGAACTCGATCGCGGCGGCCAGGTGTTTTATGTAGTGCCGCGTGTTGAGGGGATTGAGGAGCGATCGGCCAAAATTCGTGAAGTGGTTCCCAGTGCCCGCATTGCCATCGCCCATGGTCAAATGGATGTGGCGGAACTCGAATCCGTGATGTTGGCCTTTAGTAGCGGGGAAGCGGATGTACTGGTTTGTACCACCATTGTCGAGTCGGGGTTAGATATTCCTCGGGTCAATACCATTTTGATTGAAGATGCCCATCGCTTCGGCCTATCTCAACTCTATCAATTACGAGGTCGGGTGGGGCGATCGGGGGTTCAGGCCCATGCCTGGTTATTTTATAGTCAACGTCAGCAACTCTCCGAGGCGGCCCAGAAGCGATTACGGGCCCTGCAAGAGTTTAGTCAACTGGGATCGGGGTATCAGTTGGCCATGCGAGATATGGAAATTCGCGGTGTGGGTAATCTGTTGGGGGCAGAACAGTCAGGTCAGATGAATGCCATTGGCTTTGACCTCTATCGCAGCATGTTAGAGGAAGAAATCCGTGAAATTCAGGGTCAGGCCATTCCCAAAGTTAACGATACCCAAGTGGATCTCAACCTAACGGCCTTTATCCCTCGCAACTATATCCCGGATCTCGACCATAAAATGAGTGCCTATCGTCAGGTGGCCACCGCTGAGTCCGGCGAGGCGTTGCAGGCGATCGCCCTGGATTGGCAAGATTGTTATGGCCCCCTCCCCAAAGCTGCCAGTCAGTTATTGCGGGTCATGGAACTCAAACAATTAGCCAAAACCCTAGGGTTCTCGCGCATTAAGCCAGAAGGCAAACAGCACGTCATCCTGGAAACCCCCATGGAGGAACCGGCCTGGGGACGATTAAAATCACATTTACCGAAACATTTGCAGTCTCGTTTCGTCTATATTACCGGACGGGTCACTGTGCGTGGCCTCGGCGTGTTGCCGGCAGAAAAACAACTCGACAGTCTCATTCAATGGTTGGAATGCCTACGTCCGGCCCTGGAGGACCTTGAAGATGCCGACAATTTAGCAGCCAGTGCCTCTTAG
- a CDS encoding potassium channel family protein, with amino-acid sequence MMRKPQIIVCGLGPTGYEIFRLLRQQGIEAIGIHDEPLPQETDHVIVGNLRSSATLLAAGIQEAQTLVLAMVDDAVNLAVLVQARLLNPHIRIVNRLFNQRLGERLNNTLADHTAMSVSALAAPVFAFAAFGNRAIGQLQLFEQTWPIHEEYIDEGHSWAGRTLDELWEDRSRMLIYYLPMQTHLDLVSGVLRQQPLQVGDRLIIATKPTVGSRRKSLIERSRQFFRWLKTLRQQIQSSVAITLVLFATIFIATLTYTAINAEITIVDALYFSVGMITGAGGNEKVAETAPAFIKVFTVIMMLAGAGVIGIAYALLNDWVLGTSFRKLWQAAPIPSQNHYIICGLGGIGIKIAMSLQDNGYDVVAIDLDPNSRFLQTAQSLKIPVVHGDATLPHTLETANIKRATALFAVSSDDTTNLEIALTAKGLKNDLRVVVRSRDAHFGMMVQEVFEFNSVLSPTEIAAPSFAAAALGGEIFGSGMTAGNLWIAMATTITPQHPFLGQDVKSAAANGDFVPLYLETQGDTLHGWELLGADLEVGDRLHLTIPANRLAQLWRVVEPELELPPPSSQPNPQQNGRISSASPR; translated from the coding sequence ATGATGAGAAAACCCCAGATTATTGTCTGTGGATTAGGCCCGACAGGCTACGAAATTTTCCGACTGCTACGACAGCAGGGCATCGAGGCGATCGGTATCCATGATGAGCCTCTTCCCCAGGAGACGGATCATGTGATTGTGGGGAATTTGCGCTCCTCTGCCACCCTCTTGGCGGCGGGAATTCAGGAGGCTCAAACCTTAGTCCTTGCCATGGTTGATGATGCAGTCAATCTAGCGGTTTTGGTGCAAGCTCGTTTGCTGAACCCCCATATCCGCATTGTCAATCGCCTGTTCAACCAACGATTGGGGGAACGACTCAATAATACGTTGGCTGATCACACGGCGATGAGTGTCTCAGCGTTGGCGGCCCCGGTGTTCGCCTTTGCCGCCTTTGGCAATCGAGCCATTGGCCAACTTCAGTTATTTGAGCAAACTTGGCCCATTCATGAAGAGTATATTGATGAGGGCCATTCCTGGGCTGGACGAACCCTGGATGAACTCTGGGAGGATCGCTCCCGGATGTTGATCTATTATCTGCCGATGCAGACTCATTTAGATCTCGTCTCGGGGGTCTTGCGACAACAACCCCTACAAGTGGGCGATCGCCTCATTATTGCCACCAAGCCGACGGTGGGATCTCGCCGTAAATCTCTGATTGAACGGAGTCGGCAATTTTTCCGCTGGCTGAAAACCCTACGTCAACAAATTCAGTCGAGCGTGGCGATTACCCTGGTCTTGTTTGCCACCATTTTTATCGCCACTCTCACCTATACGGCGATTAATGCTGAGATTACCATAGTCGATGCCCTCTACTTCTCGGTGGGGATGATTACTGGGGCCGGGGGCAATGAAAAAGTCGCCGAAACTGCCCCGGCTTTCATTAAGGTGTTTACGGTGATTATGATGCTAGCCGGGGCTGGGGTGATTGGTATTGCCTATGCTCTCCTCAATGATTGGGTGTTGGGAACGAGCTTCCGTAAACTCTGGCAGGCCGCCCCAATCCCCAGTCAAAATCACTACATTATCTGTGGTCTGGGGGGAATTGGGATCAAAATTGCCATGAGTTTACAGGATAATGGCTATGACGTGGTGGCGATCGACCTCGACCCCAATAGTCGCTTTTTACAAACCGCTCAATCCCTGAAAATTCCGGTGGTTCATGGGGATGCGACCCTGCCCCATACCCTAGAAACGGCTAACATTAAACGGGCAACGGCTCTGTTTGCCGTGAGCAGTGATGACACCACGAACCTGGAAATTGCTCTGACGGCTAAGGGGCTCAAAAATGATTTGCGGGTGGTGGTGCGATCCCGGGATGCTCATTTCGGCATGATGGTTCAGGAGGTGTTTGAGTTTAACTCCGTCCTCAGTCCCACGGAAATTGCTGCCCCCTCATTTGCCGCTGCTGCCCTCGGGGGGGAGATTTTTGGCAGTGGAATGACGGCGGGGAATCTCTGGATTGCTATGGCCACAACGATTACACCACAGCATCCCTTTTTGGGCCAAGATGTGAAGTCGGCGGCGGCGAATGGGGATTTTGTGCCGCTGTATCTGGAAACTCAGGGGGATACCCTTCATGGCTGGGAGTTACTGGGGGCTGACTTGGAGGTGGGCGATCGCCTGCATCTGACGATTCCAGCCAATCGCCTGGCTCAACTCTGGCGGGTGGTGGAACCGGAATTAGAACTTCCTCCCCCCTCCAGTCAGCCAAATCCCCAGCAGAATGGTCGTATCTCCTCGGCGAGTCCTCGCTAG